One Fuerstiella marisgermanici DNA window includes the following coding sequences:
- a CDS encoding transglutaminaseTgpA domain-containing protein, whose product MSMSTASKTSAGVEIIFLRSVAVMVSLPALVLAYAEEAAWPAAFTPLVVLAAHTVVDRRKYLKLSVTGANLLGVIAFLSMAYEFYDNNLLGKLLAGAHLLVYMTWVVLLMQKGIRQFWWLATLSVLQVSVASVLTTNPTFGALLVLTLLVMIWTLSVFTLYRVQLRMRRSDETATGGGGTIEDSLSTESDGETAASVATVRSTVDVRNGLHIDSDEPWVGWRFCGIVSFAFVSSLFVGLFAFAVFPRVWVNEALGGISELQGAIGHRTGFTESVELGEIGQIMQSDQRVQTVEFTTVVGGKELTPDEFATHMNMDEVLFRGNAMGHYRNGRWRSGGGQSASVGDLETRRWFRSSRRQSDFRVRITQDPPIATFAFAPLPADNVVSLVDRGRRGSKHGQIEQRMLSYALVHNNLDNKFRAEPFTYEVWCSKPPNGQKHHLSRPSSGVRAMLNLSQELLRPLTAFESFESVTAKERCITRDLASSLPSLTKLAIEVCSNEDGQLVSERRRVDSVLAYLNSAERFQYSLAANVIDDSVDPVEDFLLNRKSGHCEYFASAAALMLQAVGVPARIVNGYKGCEENSVTGRWEVKQKHAHTWLEAYVHNRWETVDPTPAAAREEGVAQPSTLSWWMDLKAAFADNWFSIVQKMSLQQQEAMAKPLVDSVKNAVDTIRQQGLWAALKMFYEEVILQPKKWVSWQTGAVTFFLLLILGLAIQRRPDHILRSALGRLFRWLRPGRRGQQSVVRFYETFCSQCERHGLKFPNNQTAQENALMAIRYFSGRLSDEEDRRLPTRIAHAFNRVRFGQAELGDDAVAAVRSDVGRFTELLSGRATEGT is encoded by the coding sequence ATGAGCATGTCGACAGCAAGCAAGACTTCGGCGGGTGTGGAAATAATCTTTTTACGCAGTGTTGCGGTCATGGTCAGCCTGCCAGCGTTAGTGTTGGCGTACGCGGAAGAAGCGGCCTGGCCGGCGGCCTTTACTCCGCTGGTTGTATTGGCCGCCCATACCGTGGTCGACCGCAGGAAGTATCTGAAGCTATCCGTTACCGGCGCGAATCTGCTAGGCGTTATCGCATTTTTGTCGATGGCTTACGAATTCTACGACAATAATCTGCTCGGCAAGCTGCTTGCCGGAGCTCACCTGCTGGTCTACATGACGTGGGTCGTGCTGCTGATGCAGAAAGGTATCCGCCAATTTTGGTGGCTGGCCACGTTAAGCGTTCTGCAGGTTTCGGTGGCCTCTGTCTTGACGACCAACCCGACCTTCGGCGCGTTACTGGTGCTGACGCTGCTGGTCATGATCTGGACACTTTCTGTGTTTACGCTGTACCGAGTTCAGTTGCGGATGCGGCGGTCGGACGAAACAGCCACGGGCGGCGGTGGAACGATCGAAGACAGCCTGTCCACGGAGTCGGACGGCGAAACAGCAGCATCTGTGGCGACCGTGCGTTCGACGGTGGACGTTAGAAATGGATTGCACATCGATTCTGACGAACCCTGGGTTGGATGGCGGTTTTGCGGCATCGTCAGCTTCGCCTTTGTGTCGTCACTGTTTGTCGGCCTGTTTGCGTTTGCCGTTTTTCCTCGAGTCTGGGTCAACGAAGCACTCGGAGGAATCTCAGAACTTCAAGGCGCGATCGGTCACCGAACCGGCTTTACAGAGAGCGTGGAGCTGGGCGAAATCGGCCAGATTATGCAGTCTGACCAGCGTGTGCAGACCGTCGAATTCACGACAGTCGTCGGTGGGAAGGAACTGACGCCGGACGAGTTTGCCACGCATATGAACATGGACGAAGTACTTTTTCGAGGCAACGCGATGGGCCATTACCGCAACGGCCGGTGGAGAAGTGGCGGTGGGCAAAGTGCATCTGTCGGCGACCTTGAAACTCGCCGCTGGTTTCGGAGTTCCCGTCGCCAATCGGATTTCCGCGTCCGGATCACACAGGATCCTCCCATCGCTACCTTCGCCTTCGCCCCGCTGCCGGCAGACAACGTGGTGAGCCTGGTTGATCGCGGTCGCCGAGGAAGCAAGCACGGTCAGATCGAACAGCGAATGTTGTCTTACGCTCTGGTACATAACAATCTGGATAACAAGTTTCGAGCGGAACCATTCACGTACGAAGTCTGGTGTTCGAAGCCACCAAATGGACAAAAGCATCATCTCTCCCGGCCCTCGTCCGGCGTTCGAGCCATGTTAAATTTGTCGCAGGAACTCTTGCGGCCCCTCACGGCGTTTGAATCCTTCGAATCCGTAACTGCGAAAGAGCGTTGCATTACTCGCGACCTGGCCTCGTCGTTGCCGTCGCTCACGAAACTGGCGATTGAGGTGTGTTCGAACGAGGATGGTCAGTTGGTTAGCGAACGACGCAGGGTTGATTCGGTGCTGGCGTACCTGAATTCGGCCGAACGGTTTCAATATTCGCTGGCCGCAAATGTGATTGACGATAGCGTTGATCCAGTTGAGGATTTCCTGCTGAACCGGAAGAGTGGCCACTGCGAATACTTCGCGTCAGCCGCCGCTCTGATGCTGCAGGCAGTCGGCGTTCCGGCTCGCATTGTCAACGGCTACAAAGGCTGCGAAGAAAATTCCGTGACCGGCCGGTGGGAAGTCAAACAAAAACACGCTCACACCTGGCTGGAAGCCTATGTGCACAATCGGTGGGAAACCGTCGACCCGACGCCCGCCGCTGCTCGTGAAGAAGGCGTCGCTCAACCCAGCACACTTAGCTGGTGGATGGATCTGAAGGCTGCCTTTGCTGACAACTGGTTCAGCATCGTGCAGAAAATGAGCCTTCAGCAACAGGAGGCAATGGCAAAACCGTTGGTCGATTCAGTGAAGAATGCAGTCGACACGATTCGCCAACAGGGCCTGTGGGCCGCGTTGAAGATGTTCTACGAAGAAGTGATCCTGCAGCCTAAAAAATGGGTGAGCTGGCAGACCGGTGCAGTCACGTTCTTTCTGTTGTTGATTTTGGGACTCGCCATCCAACGACGCCCGGACCATATTCTGCGATCAGCTCTGGGACGACTGTTCCGCTGGTTGCGTCCCGGCCGACGTGGACAGCAGTCCGTTGTGCGGTTCTACGAAACGTTCTGCAGCCAATGCGAACGGCACGGGCTGAAGTTTCCTAACAACCAGACGGCTCAGGAAAATGCGCTAATGGCCATCCGATACTTTTCCGGCCGCTTGTCGGACGAGGAAGACCGACGGCTGCCAACTCGAATTGCTCACGCCTTCAACAGAGTGCGTTTCGGACAGGCAGAACTAGGCGACGACGCCGTCGCTGCCGTCCGCAGCGATGTGGGCCGCTTTACCGAATTGCTGAGCGGACGAGCCACCGAAGGAACGTAG
- a CDS encoding YDG domain-containing protein: MSGLEVANRSYDGSAVATVDHSGVIFSGKVSGDELTAASTSGVFDNKNIGTGKTVTLNGTVYGGSDVDNYSFVDQTTTTANIVAKEVTVSGIAVGDKVYDGNTTATVDFSGVAFDGIVSGDELTASGTTATFGNKNVGTDKTVALAGTTYGGTNSGNYSFTNQATAVANISRLDSVMWIGGAAGDWSDPANWAGGAIPDLANVAHVIIPNGVTPTFNSSVAGPVDIDSLTGGNFQIDSGTLNVAQDAALDEYTQNGGAFNVGGNMSATEFAQNGGSLGITGRLDVTNSFTQSPTGTIDVTGDVEINQSIGDLQVENLSGHNVNLNSPKGGVRLGDIDAAGTLAVTAGDGNVEQLPGKRIKVTGTSNFNATGDITLTNSDNDFVGPVNANGNNVAITDGHGGLILNDITTVGTFDATSTGGPIIQDASGTMTINGAATFNATDGSSPADIQLDGIDNDFRGVVNASGGHISIVDAGGGVLLGTIDASGQLGVLSNGGPIIQTPGGSVRVEGESSVTAQANGQPKKVILNNKSNHFGGKVNIDADTFELDDEDGKVALGRVRSSSMDSVLNQATSALARDTNTRYTTETNSGTGILNVVQRYGQKWMSQLAERLFGDRNNSVPAITEESVQKVDTDVFLNVANNTDEGTRGRN, translated from the coding sequence ATCAGTGGTCTGGAAGTTGCAAACCGAAGTTATGATGGCTCCGCCGTCGCAACGGTCGACCACAGCGGAGTGATCTTTTCCGGCAAGGTTTCCGGTGATGAACTGACCGCTGCCAGTACCTCGGGAGTGTTCGATAACAAGAACATAGGCACGGGCAAGACGGTTACTTTGAATGGTACAGTCTACGGAGGATCCGACGTGGACAATTATTCCTTCGTCGACCAAACGACCACGACGGCGAACATCGTCGCGAAGGAAGTCACGGTCAGCGGCATCGCCGTAGGCGACAAAGTTTACGACGGAAACACCACGGCCACGGTAGATTTCAGCGGCGTTGCCTTCGACGGCATCGTTAGCGGTGACGAATTGACCGCCAGCGGCACGACAGCAACGTTCGGCAACAAGAACGTCGGCACCGACAAGACTGTTGCTTTGGCTGGAACCACGTACGGCGGAACGAATTCCGGCAACTACAGCTTCACCAATCAGGCAACAGCCGTCGCCAATATCTCGCGATTAGACAGCGTCATGTGGATCGGCGGGGCGGCCGGTGATTGGAGTGACCCGGCCAACTGGGCGGGCGGAGCGATTCCGGACCTGGCGAACGTCGCGCATGTGATCATTCCGAACGGCGTGACACCGACATTCAACAGTAGTGTTGCTGGCCCCGTCGATATTGATTCACTGACGGGCGGCAATTTTCAGATCGACAGTGGTACGCTAAACGTCGCGCAGGATGCCGCGTTGGATGAGTACACTCAGAACGGCGGCGCCTTCAACGTCGGCGGCAATATGAGTGCCACCGAATTCGCACAAAACGGCGGCTCGCTGGGAATTACCGGACGGCTGGATGTGACCAACAGCTTCACACAGTCGCCCACTGGCACCATCGATGTCACGGGAGATGTCGAGATTAACCAATCAATCGGTGATCTGCAGGTTGAGAATCTATCTGGCCATAATGTAAACTTAAATAGCCCCAAAGGCGGCGTACGATTGGGCGACATAGACGCGGCGGGAACGCTTGCCGTCACCGCAGGCGACGGCAACGTGGAACAACTGCCGGGTAAGAGAATCAAAGTGACGGGAACGTCCAACTTCAACGCTACTGGTGACATTACACTCACGAACTCCGACAACGATTTCGTCGGCCCGGTGAATGCCAATGGCAACAATGTGGCCATTACCGATGGTCACGGAGGCCTGATTCTAAACGACATAACCACTGTTGGCACCTTTGACGCCACGTCGACGGGCGGCCCCATTATCCAGGACGCCAGCGGCACGATGACGATCAACGGGGCGGCCACGTTTAACGCAACAGATGGTAGTTCCCCAGCAGATATTCAGTTGGACGGAATAGATAATGACTTCCGCGGCGTCGTCAACGCCAGCGGAGGGCACATCAGTATCGTCGATGCTGGTGGTGGCGTTCTGCTTGGAACAATCGACGCTAGCGGTCAATTGGGGGTACTGTCCAACGGTGGCCCCATCATACAAACACCTGGAGGTTCGGTACGAGTAGAGGGCGAATCGTCGGTCACAGCCCAGGCGAACGGCCAACCAAAGAAAGTCATATTGAACAACAAGTCGAACCACTTTGGAGGAAAAGTGAATATCGACGCTGATACCTTCGAGCTTGATGACGAGGACGGCAAAGTGGCGCTTGGCCGAGTTCGGTCTTCCAGTATGGACAGTGTGCTGAACCAGGCCACAAGCGCCCTGGCGAGAGACACGAACACTCGCTACACAACCGAAACGAACTCAGGCACCGGCATTTTAAACGTTGTCCAGCGTTACGGACAAAAATGGATGTCGCAACTCGCAGAACGATTGTTTGGTGACCGCAATAATTCAGTTCCCGCCATCACAGAAGAAAGCGTGCAGAAGGTCGACACCGACGTCTTTTTAAACGTAGCAAATAACACTGATGAAGGAACGCGTGGCAGGAATTGA